The sequence acttttttatttttccatcaatttagttatatgtgggcttgatttttgcgggacgagacgtagttgggACTTTTTGgggatacatgggacttattgattaaattctattattttttgggggcaatggaaaaatatagcaattctgccacagttttttgtgtttttttgtttacggtgttcactttgcggtttaaattacacgtTAACTTTACTGTTTGGGTCAgtacagtcgcggcgataccatatatgtgtatttttatttgttttttacacttttcctaattaaaaccaattttttatggaaaaaatgttttaactttagtctttattaatcatttttatttaatatttattactttatttttatagttccactaggggacttcactatgcgatcttttgatcgctgctataatgctttggtatactgtcagtgtaaaactgaccggcaatctattaggccgtgcctctgccatgacaccccatcggagacccgcgattgcaattgctggccgccgatgggtgacaaagggagctccctccctctgtaaacgacTTAAATGCTCTGGTCACTATTCcccacagcatttaaggggttaaacggccacgatcaaagtaaacttcaatAGCTACCATTGGTGCAGGAGCCGGGCTGTCATCCGACAGCCAAGCCCCTGCTCCAGCCtgtacgggacacccgtgcaggacttggactaggctgccgtgaaaagctgtgtagcggcctagcctaaggccccttagtgaccgctgtgaaaaggtgtattggtggtcactaaggggttaaaggatattTATACATTGGCAAACAGTtaattttattgctccaatgtaaaatgaaaaaatcttgattaaaaatgtaccattgttttgtttttacagtttcTAAGCAAATTTATGCGTCTCCACGGTAACAGACCACAAACCCaactctgtgtagtctggtcAAGCAGTCATACTTTCTTttatctgtcccctacttttttacatacatttcttaggttagcaagaagtaggggacagatggaagaatTTGCTTCTTGTCTATTACCATGGAGACGCAAAGATCTGCACAGGAGCTGTAGACCTAAAACAATAGTACATTCTTCATAATTTTAGATACATTGGAGCAATTAAAATAACATATAGTTTCATGTTTACAGAGGTCAAGTAAAATGTATGACATCTTACTTCTAGGCTGAGAAATGATCACGtaaagttacaggcccaaagcctgaggctgcagtaCGGAGAGAATGACTATCTGTCCCCTGTTTTCTGTCAGATGCAGTGTTGTCTTATAGACCTTGTTTGGTCTCaaatcaacatctacatcaatatcTATATCCTGGGCGGCTTGAATATATGTGAACATTGATGTAGAtggtgatttggatccacacaaGATTTTTTATGACAGAAATCAGAAGCGGAGACGTCATAGAATCTCCCAGTAGTGAATTACTTTTCCATACTTGTATATGTTGTATTTCAACTTTACTTGAAtttactttgttttgtttttttcacatattAGATACCCAGGactctaaagaaaaaaataaaatggagatTCTCTACATCCTGGTTCCAAGCGTCACGATTCCATTGGCGATCGCTTTGCTGTTTTTCTTCATCTGCATCTGTCGCAATAACCAGAAGGCGTCTTCtcccgcagtgcagccacaacccaAGCATGTCCGCGGGCAGAATGTAGAGATGTCAATGTTAAATGCTTATAAACCCAAGGTAAGAGGTGCTGCAGTGCCGTTTCTGTTATTTCAAGCAGCACGCATTCGATTCACTTATTACAGGCGGACGTTCTGTGGGGCGGAAGATATTATCTTATTATATCTTAGCTTTTTTTTACCTCTCTATGTCCGTTTGATAATCTGGAATTTTTAACTATTCAGCAATTATGGGGTCCTATTACATTAAAGTAACACTCCGGGCAAAACTGATATCATATACGGTTATGCCCAGGGccaggcctgagggggcggagcatgacaaaggAATTCTCTCTATCCCTGTTTTTTATAATCCGCCCCTCTGGCCCAGCACTATGCAAAACACACTGTATCAGTTTtgcccggagtgttcctttaagttgtAGCTAAGGAAAGTCAAAGGCATATTTATCCAGTCATAAAACAGCCATCATCCGGTATAAATCTTCTCTGTTACCAATTATCAAAAATTTTACCTTCTGCACTTATGTGAACCACACAGACGTAAGTATGATATAGACTCAAAACGTGATTTATAAAAGAAATACAAAATCTTATTTTAAAACTGCAAACTCTTTAAAAGCATTACAATTTATCGCTTTGGCTTTCAAGAAACAGAGACATCACTGCAAAAAAATTCAATCACAACCCTACCGCCTAATCCAACACAATACTTGCCAAATGGTGTGATGCTTTAAAGAGATATCACAATTACTATTACCATCATAGATGTAAATATCCCTGactaaataactactataatactgccccctatgtacaagaatataactactatcatactgccacctatatacaagaatataactactataatactgctcctatatacaagaacataactactataatactgccccctatatacaagaatataactactataatactgccccctatatacaagaatataactactataatactgctcctatatacaagaataaaactactataatactgctcctatatacaagaatataactactataatactgctcctatatacaagaatataactactataatactgctcctatatacaagaatataactactataatactgcccctatatacaagaatataactactataatactgccccctatgtacaagaatataactactataatactgacacctatatacaagaatataactactataatactgctcctatatacaagaatataactactataatactgcccctatatacaagaatataactactataatactgctcctatatacaagaatataactactataatactgcccctatatacaagaatataactactataatactgcccctatatacaagaatagaactactataatactgctcctatatacaagaatataactactataatactgctcctatatacaagaatataactactataatactgctcctatgtacaagaatataaccactataatactgccccctatgtccaagaatataactactataatactgctcctatatacaagaatataactactataatactgctccaatatacaagaatataactactataatactgctccctatatacaagaatataaccactataatactgccccctgtatacaagaatatatctactataatactgttcctatatacaagaatataactactataatactgccccctatatacaagaatataactactataatactgcccctatatacaagaatataactactataatactgctcctatatacaagaatataactactataatactgctccctatatacaagaatataactactataatactgctcctatatacaagaatataactactataatactgcccccattatacaagaatataactactataatactgtcccctatatacaagaatataagtactataatactgcccctatatacaagaatataactactataatactgctcctatatataagaatataactactataatactgccccctatatacaagaaaataactactgtaatacggctcctatatacaagaatataactactataatactgcctcctatatacaagaatataactactgtaatacggctcctatatacaagaatataactattataatactgctcctatatataagaatataactactataatactgccccctatatacaagaatataactactataatactgccccctatatacaagaatataactactataatactgccccctatatacaagaatgtaactactataatactgcccctatatacaagaatataactactataatactgcccctatatacaagaatagaactactataatactgcctcctatatacaagaatataactactataatactgctccctacatacaagaatataactactataatactgctcctatatacaagaatataactgctataatactgcccctatatacaagaatatgactactataatactgctcctatatataagaatatattactactataatactcctccctatatacaagaatataactactataatactgctcctatatacaagaatataactactataatactgctccctatgtacaagaatataactactataatactgccccctatatacaagaatataactactataatactgccccctatatacaagaatataactactataatactgctcctatatacaagaatataactgctataatactgcccctatatacaagaatatgactactataatactgctcctatatataagaatatattactactataatactcctccctatatacaagaatataactactataatactgccccctatatacaagaatataactactataatactgctcctatatacaagaatataaccactataatactgccccctatatacaagaatataactactataatactgctcctatatacaagaatataactactataatactgctcctatatacaagaatataactactataatactgccccctatatacaagaatataactactataatactgccccctatatacaagaatataactactataatactgcccctatatacaagaatataactactataatactgccccctatatacaagaatataactactataatactgccccctatatacaagaatataactactataatactgccccctatatacaagaatataactactataagggcatgaccacacatggcggaattcctccgcaactgtccgcatcaatgccgcacctaatccgggttgcggattacggctgcggatctgcacaaaatgtgcagaaaattgatgcggactagctgctgcggactgcgggaaaagtgcttcccttctccctatcagtgcaggatagagagaagggacagcactttccctagtgatagtaaaagaaattcatacttaccggccgttgtctttatgacgcgtccctccttcggcatccagcccgacctccctggatgacgcgccagtccatgtgaccgctgcagcctgtgcttggcctgtgattggctgcagccgtcacttacactgaaacgtcatcctgggaggccggactggagacagaaacagggagttctcggtaagtacgaacttcatttttttttacagatacatgtatattgagatcggtagtcactgtcccgggtgcagaaacagttactgccgatcgcttaactctttcagcaccctggacagtgactatttactgacgtctcctagcaacgctcccgtcattacgggagccccattgacttcctcagtctggctgtagacctagaaatacataggtccagccagaatgaagaaatgtcaagttaaaaaagcaagacgcatccgcagcacacatgacatgtgcatgacagctgcggacttcattgcggaactttgaatctccattgaagtcaatggagaaattccgccatgagtccgccactgctccgcaacagacagagcatgctgcggacaccaaattccgctccgcagcctatgctccgcagcggaattgtacgcatcgtgtaaacgaacactgctaaattaaagtgaaagtcaatggagaaacggctccgctgcggaataacgctgcggagtgtccgcagcggaatttaagtgaaattccgccatgtgtgaacccgcccttatactgccccctatttggaGAAGAATAACAAATATGTTGTATTTCATGTCGATTTTACAAGTTTATGTAGGGAACGATGTTGATTCTTATCTTTACATGGAGATTAAATAATTTCTGTGTATTGTGTAGGATTTGCAAGGCTGGGATGTTCATAAATATTAATCCTCTGTCTTCCTTTAATAGGAAGACACTGATTGTATGATCACAATGTCAGATTCCAGTTCCCCATTTTTATTTTGGATGACACAatgtgtttttgttatttttgtgttGTACTGTTGCACATTGTCATATAACACATTCTGGACAAGCCGAGCTGGCAGCGCCAAATCTTAACGGGTTGGGTTGTATTCTTAGGCTCCTGTGATGGGGGTTTAGGCCGGCAGACCCTGCAGTGAGGTGAGGGAGAGGTCACTCCGCTTTCATTACTGGGCTATCATTTACAATATGCTCGATGTAAACAAGTTTGGCCTAAAGGATTTGTATAACGTAAACCATCTGGAGTCCAACAACACAGCTAATTTCCTGACATCGCCATACACTTAACTGGCTCCATATTTCAATACCTGGGTCTGATATCCTCTCCTTACTAATTGTGTGAAGAGAAATCAGGCAGTAACATGGTTATTGACTCTATTGGGGTACGGTTACGTCAGGCCGATATTTTAGTAATTGGAGAAAAATTGGACGCTCGTCTCATGTTAGGTGTGATGTCTTCTGGAAGGTTTTTACACGTTATGGCTGCGGGAAAATAGAAGTAGTGTCGTTTTTGGGTGaatgtctcttttttttatttttcttatatatTTACGCGCTTCACGTTTTTCTGATCTGGTGCATCTCAAAAGTGTGTTTAAGGGATAATTAACAAGTGACGGGGCTGTCACTCGATAATGATCCGATTATATCAGTATGCCAAGCATATATGTGTCCAGGTATGTACAAAAGTACAAGTAGTTTTTGGAGATACGTTGTCAGACTATTGGAGATCAAACCCGTGTCCCTAAAAATTGTTAAAGCCACTTTAGACAATCCCATTTCGTCCAAGGGTCGCTCAAATCGAATGTGATCTTCTTGACCTTCTcctctaaaaaaatttttttaaagaagGCAAATGGAAAGGGGTTAATTGACATGCTGGTACATCAATAATagccatgttgggagttgtagttaagcAACAGCTGAGGAACCACATCTTGCGGACCACTGAGGTATAGAAGGAGTAGTAGAACACAAGATACATGTATTATGAGAAACTTTTTGTACATGACCTCGGCCATATTTCCCACCATTTATAGGAATTCTCAACCAAGAGATTCCTAATTTACTATATACACAAAGATATAAACCTCAACATCTCACCCACAACAATTTTGCGGAGCAGAGTGGAATCTGTTTGTTGATACATCGGAAGTCAGAAAGTTTCCATCTTATAATTGCAGCCAGTAGCTCATTTGATATCCTATTAATAGACGCCGAGGTATTCGCCATAGCTATTCATAGAAAACTGCGCGCAATGCACTATTAACTCTATGTTATGGGTCAGGATGCAGTTTTGTGACCCTGTATGTTGTGCTATACAACGATTACTTCGTTATTCATAAATCAACCCAGGGTATAGAACGTATGTAGGGGGTAGTCtcttaaatattaaaaaaacactcGCAATTACTTAGACCGagagataagggtatgttcacacgcagagttttcaggcatatttccggTGTAAACTCctcaaaatacacctgaaaaaacagTAGCTgaatgtctacaaacatctgtccattaaaattaatgtgaaaaacggcgttctgttcagactgggtgttttttttcgccgctgttttaaaaaacggcgcataaaaaaaaccaCCCCGTAAATAGGAGTTTGTCacctcttgagctgtttttggagctgtttttcattgtgtcaatggaaaaacagctccaaaaacggctccaaaaaaacgcctaaaaaaacgttttcagctacaaaagcggctgaaaatcagaggctgttttctccgaaaacagctccgtaattttcagccattttcacttgtacatgtgaacatatcctcataGTTATAAGAATAATGTAAGATATGTATGAGCCTGTCTGCTccctccattgaaatgaatagaacCCCTAAGAGGAGCAGTTTGCATTCCTAGATCTCAGAGCCTGTATGTGGACTGTCATGTGGACGTACCCATTTTAGTAAAGAAATGCCTACCCCTTCTTGTACTAATCCAGTTATGTACCAATAGCAAGGAGTCTTGTCTGTAGGAGTGCAAGAAAGGGGGAGGAAGGAGATGAGAGAAATAAAGAATCTGTGTTTACTGGCTGGGTGACCGGGTGACTAAAACAGCTCTTCATTACTTCTATAATGGCTGACTATGGTTGCTCTGGTGGAGCATCATCATGTCTAACACATCAACTGCTTAGAACTGTTTAGGTGGATGTGTTCCTCAGTAATTTAATGTTGACTTTCTTCTGTTTTTACTTTAAGCAGACCAAGGCTAAAGAGCTCCCTCTGTCTGCAGTGCGCTTTATGGAAGAACTGGGGGAATGTATCTTTGGGAAGATCTACAAAGGTCACCTCTACCTCCCAGGTATGGATCACGCTCAACTTGTAGCCATCAAAACTTTGAAGGATTATAACAATCCCCAGCAGTGGGCAGAGTTTCAGCAGGAGGCATCTCTCATGGCGGAGTTACATCATCCCAACGTTGTGTGTCTTCTCGGAGTGGTCACTCAGGAGCAGCCAGTGTGCATGTTGTTCGAGTAcatgagtattggagatctacaCGAATTCCTCATTATGAGATCCCCTCACTCTGACGTTGGCTGCAGCAGTGATGAGGATGGGACAGTAAAATCGAGCCTCGATCATGGAGATTTTCTCCACATTGCCGTTCAGATCGCAGCTGGCATGGAGTATTTATCGAGTCATTTCTTTGTCCATAAAGACCTTGCAGCCCGGAACATATTAGTTGGAGAGCAACTTCATGTAAAAATTTCCGACCTTGGACTTTCGAGAGAAATCTACTCAGCTGATTATTACAGAGTCCAAACCAAGTCCCTTCTTCCTATCAGATGGATGTCTCCAGAGGCAATCATGTATGGCAAGTTTTCCACCGATTCGGACATCTGGTCTTACGGTGTGTTGTTGTGGGAAATCTTCAGCTTTGGTCTTCAACCGTACTATGGATTTAGTAACCAAGAAGTCATCGAGATGGTCAGGAAGAGGCAACTGCTTCCATGTTCCGAGGACTGTCCTCCAAGAATGTATGGTCTCATGACTGAATGTTGGCAAGAGATACCCTCTAGGAGGCCGAGGTTCAAGGATATGCATATGCGGCTGAGGTCATGGGAAGGACTTTCAAGCCATACAAGCTCCACTACACCATCGGGAGGTAATGCTACAACGCAGACAACATCCCTGAGTGCTAGCCCTGTAAGCAATTTGAGCAATCAGCGGTATCCTAATTTTCTTTTCTCAGCACAAGGCATTCCACAAGGCCAAATTACTGGTTTTATTGGCCCACCATTACCTCAAAATCAAAGGTTCATACCTATAAATGGATATCCTATCCCACCAGGATATGCTGCTTTTCCAACTGCTCACTACCAACCACCTGGGCCACCAAGAGTCATTCAGCATTGCCCACCACCAAAGAGCCGCTCTCCAAGTAGCGCAAGCGGGTCAACAAGTACTGGTCATGTGACCAGCTTACCATCTTCAGGATCCAATCAGGATGCAAACATCCCATTACTATCCCATATGTCAATGCAGAACCATCCAAGTAGTATAGTACAATCCTTTGGAAGCAAAGTTATGAAACCCTACAAAGTGGACATGAAACCGTCTTCCTTACTAGAAGACTCTGACATCCATGGACACAACGACTCAATGATCTCCGCAGAGTTGTAATGTTTTGTGGTCGATATGTACATACTATATGCCGGAAAACAATCCAACAaacattttaagaaaaaaaaaaaaagttttatataaagtattttttattgaaCTGAGGTCATTCCAGATGTTCAACGGATGTTTCCTTCAGGTATCTTCTGTGAAGTTAGAAAATTATCCTCAACAGGCGACTCGTATGCAGTTCACAATGTGGTGACTCTATTGCTTCATATCAATCTCATTGCCTTAGATGATTGTCCTAGATGAGAAAAACACGGCTGTTtaattccaaaaacagccccacACCTCTTCACCGGGTGTGTGTcctattgcagttcagccctattCGCTAACATTTTTCTGAGctacaataccaaacacaacctatggacaagggtggcgctgtttttgaatgaaagcagccatgtttttctaatcctggacaatcccttcaaTTTCATATATGGATCTCTAACATTAAAAAGCCGTTGACTGCTCCGTGTAATGCCTTCTTCATCGACATAAGAATTGAGACGTTTTGTGCCATAAGAATAGCGGCGTCATGGCGGCCATACATGTTTCTTGtccgaattttttttttattttttttttttttaaaacattgagGTGCACAATATTCTTTTACATCgtcaagctggccatacacattagggaAATGTTGGCCGAACCTGCTAATTTTGGTGGGACCAGACGATTATTGGGGATCTCACGACGCTTCCTCaacggcagatgtttggagaaacaaggatcgggcatgttggattccaATATGTCCAATCTTTTGTTCTTGCAGGAGATAAGAGGCTGCCGGAGGAGTCTAGCTGcgacttattcccctctcccctttgaaataaacatgcacgctcggccaagATGGTGGAGTTGGGGGGAATAGCTGTCGGCTGCACATGCGTTCTGCTGGCCGCTGTCTAaaatgtatgggcacctttaatACACGTACCCCAAAAATTTTACATCTTCAAAACActgtctgttttttgtttttagaccccccccccccccccacccccattggATTCAACAATTTCATCTAAAAATGCCTAAATCGATTGTTATTTGCCAATCAATTAgatgtgcagtaaaaaaaaaaattattattagatTGATAGGACAAGAATTAATTTATGGTATTTGTCATCACCCCAACTCTTATTCTGTCACTGAATAGTCATGAAGTCAGGCCCATAGCAGTATATGTGTCATTAAGAGCAGCTCCGGCCTCATTGTTTCTCTGATTTTTAAGGTCCTGTTTGGGATCATTTTTAAGAGTGGATCCATCAGAGCAAAAACAGAATTTGAAAAGGAGgatatgttttatttattatagTCTCGTAAGTCAAAACCATTTCTAGGTAAAATAACAAGTATTataggtaaggccccatgcacacgaacgtgattttgcggccgcaattctcccgaaaatccacgggaaaattgtggccccattcatatggggccatgcacaagaccatggtttccacggtccgtgcatggccccggagcctggaccgcagaaagtcttattacggccgtgttctgcggtccgggctcattgaaaataatggcacaGCTCGCGATTTCCCGGGCGGCTCGTGACTGACTCTCCGTgtccggccgacccggaaatcacagccgtgcacatggctacggtcgtgttcatgaggcctaagagtcatCAAGGTGGAGGGGGGGGGACGGACACAATTAAAGTCTGACATTTTTGTTCACATATGGAGTAATTCCacttggatgatgctgattctccTTACGGAGACCCAGCTGGTTGGAAGTTTTAAGGGcgatgctccctgggaaaaagtatgcaaaatagctctactccagaaggaagaaatctgtctgtctagtgccacctatagatgactgccctgtaagtcaatgtctgaccctttagggtatgttcacacgcggtgttttcagacgtaattcgggcattttacgcctcgaattacgcctgaaaaaacggctccattacgcctgcaaacatctgccctttgctttcaatgggttttacggtgttctgttcccacaaggagttattttacgcatcgct is a genomic window of Rhinoderma darwinii isolate aRhiDar2 chromosome 7, aRhiDar2.hap1, whole genome shotgun sequence containing:
- the ROR1 gene encoding inactive tyrosine-protein kinase transmembrane receptor ROR1 isoform X1 gives rise to the protein MYPGREKRGCPWSSLFIIVLLDIGMGRHWTQGTELTVDADLQPTSTWNVSSDLHKDIYLKLDEPMNNITTSLGQTAEMHCRVSGNPSPTIRWLKNDAPVEQEPRRISFRATNYGSRLRIRNLDTTDTGYFQCVATNGRKTVSTTGVLFVKFGPPPTASPGSVDEFEEDGYCQPYRGIACARLIGNRTIYMESLHMQGEIENQITAAFTMIGTSNHLSDKCSQFAIPSLCHYAFPYCSETSSSPKPRDLCRDECEILENVLCQAEYIFARSNPMILRTLKLPNCEDLPQPDSPEASNCIRIGIPMADPINKNHKCYNVSGVDYRGTVSVTKSGRQCQPWNSQYPHTHMFNAMRYPELNGGHSYCRNPGNQKEAPWCFTLDENVKHEVCDIPACDTQDSKEKNKMEILYILVPSVTIPLAIALLFFFICICRNNQKASSPAVQPQPKHVRGQNVEMSMLNAYKPKQTKAKELPLSAVRFMEELGECIFGKIYKGHLYLPGMDHAQLVAIKTLKDYNNPQQWAEFQQEASLMAELHHPNVVCLLGVVTQEQPVCMLFEYMSIGDLHEFLIMRSPHSDVGCSSDEDGTVKSSLDHGDFLHIAVQIAAGMEYLSSHFFVHKDLAARNILVGEQLHVKISDLGLSREIYSADYYRVQTKSLLPIRWMSPEAIMYGKFSTDSDIWSYGVLLWEIFSFGLQPYYGFSNQEVIEMVRKRQLLPCSEDCPPRMYGLMTECWQEIPSRRPRFKDMHMRLRSWEGLSSHTSSTTPSGGNATTQTTSLSASPVSNLSNQRYPNFLFSAQGIPQGQITGFIGPPLPQNQRFIPINGYPIPPGYAAFPTAHYQPPGPPRVIQHCPPPKSRSPSSASGSTSTGHVTSLPSSGSNQDANIPLLSHMSMQNHPSSIVQSFGSKVMKPYKVDMKPSSLLEDSDIHGHNDSMISAEL
- the ROR1 gene encoding inactive tyrosine-protein kinase transmembrane receptor ROR1 isoform X2, which translates into the protein MYPGREKRGCPWSSLFIIVLLDIGMGRHWTQGTELTVDADLQPTSTWNVSSDLHKDIYLKLDEPMNNITTSLGQTAEMHCRVSGNPSPTIRWLKNDAPVEQEPRRISFRATNYGSRLRIRNLDTTDTGYFQCVATNGRKTVSTTGVLFVKFGPPPTASPGSVDEFEEDGYCQPYRGIACARLIGNRTIYMESLHMQGEIENQITAAFTMIGTSNHLSDKCSQFAIPSLCHYAFPYCSETSSSPKPRDLCRDECEILENVLCQAEYIFARSNPMILRTLKLPNCEDLPQPDSPEASNCIRIGIPMADPINKNHKCYNVSGVDYRGTVSVTKSGRQCQPWNSQYPHTHMFNAMRYPELNGGHSYCRNPGNQKEAPWCFTLDENVKHEVCDIPACDTQDSKEKNKMEILYILVPSVTIPLAIALLFFFICICRNNQKASSPAVQPQPKHVRGQNVEMSMLNAYKPKTKAKELPLSAVRFMEELGECIFGKIYKGHLYLPGMDHAQLVAIKTLKDYNNPQQWAEFQQEASLMAELHHPNVVCLLGVVTQEQPVCMLFEYMSIGDLHEFLIMRSPHSDVGCSSDEDGTVKSSLDHGDFLHIAVQIAAGMEYLSSHFFVHKDLAARNILVGEQLHVKISDLGLSREIYSADYYRVQTKSLLPIRWMSPEAIMYGKFSTDSDIWSYGVLLWEIFSFGLQPYYGFSNQEVIEMVRKRQLLPCSEDCPPRMYGLMTECWQEIPSRRPRFKDMHMRLRSWEGLSSHTSSTTPSGGNATTQTTSLSASPVSNLSNQRYPNFLFSAQGIPQGQITGFIGPPLPQNQRFIPINGYPIPPGYAAFPTAHYQPPGPPRVIQHCPPPKSRSPSSASGSTSTGHVTSLPSSGSNQDANIPLLSHMSMQNHPSSIVQSFGSKVMKPYKVDMKPSSLLEDSDIHGHNDSMISAEL